GCATGACCTGTTTCTGAAGCTCGAAACATTTTTTCTCAAACCGCATTCACCGATTACAGTTGCTTTGTTCAACGGCACCTTCGACAAAAGCGAGAACGTCATTACGCGCGACCGGATGATTGATGTGAGCATTCTCGGGCCGCAAAGCCGGCGCATTCATCCTGATACCTCGCAATGGCGTGAGTCTGGAAACGTCACGTGGCTTGATTTTAAAACCGGCGAAGCGGGAACCTACATCCTTGGCGTATCGATCAAAGCCAGAATGCTCGAGCTGTCGGCAAAAGATTTCAATGACTATCTGGAGCACGACGGTGTACTGGATGTGCTGGCGACGCGCAAAGAGAAGAATGAACTGGATAAACCGGCGCGGGAGTCGTATTCGAAGCATGTCAAGACGATTTTTCAAGTGGGCGATACACGTTCGGACGCCTTCAAAGAAAGATTGAATTATCCCATCGAGATTGTTCCGCTGCAGAATCCTTACCTGCTCAAGCCGGGCGACGTCCTGGACGTTTTGATTTTGCGCGATGGCAATCCGCTGAGCCATCAGCTTGTCTACGCGAGTTATGCAGGTCATCATCAACATGACGGCACCAGCGGCCATTTTGAGGCCGTCAAAACGCGAACCAATGAAAACGGCCTGGCGCAAATCAAGCTCGGCAAGGCCGGCAAATGGTACATCCGGCTCATTCACATGGTTCCCAGCGACAAAGAAGGCGTTGATTATGAATCGAATTGGGCGACATTGACGTTTGAGATCAAAGCTGCTGCAAGAAAATGATGAATCTGCTTTCGATACAGAGTGTCGAAAGCCGTAAACATGGAAAAGATCGCCAAAAAAATTGAAATCCGCCACGGCTTGACCGTGGTTTATACCGGCAACGGCAAGGGCAAAACCACGGCGGCGCTCGGAACAGTGATTCGCGCCGTCGGCTACGGCCTGCGCGTGTTCATGCTGCAGTTCGTGAAAGGCTCGTGGCATTACGGCGAATTAGATGGCGCGAAATTGCTGGCGCCATATTTTACCATTGAACCGATGGGCAAGGGGTTTTACAAAATTCTCGATGACAAGCTTCCCGAGGCTGAACATCGTCAAGCCGCGTTGGCAGCGGCGGATCGAGCCATTGCCATTCTGCGCAGCGGCGAATATGACATGGTCATACTCGATGAAATCAACGTTGCCGTAATGACGGGATTATTGCCGGTCGGAAAAGTGTTGGAGATTATCGAAGCCAAATCTGAAAAGGTGCATTTGATCCTCACCGGTCGCGGCGCGCCGCCGGAAGTCATTGACCGCGCCGATCTCGTCACCGAAATGCGCGAGATCAAGCACCCCTATCAAAAGGGCAAATTGGCGCAGAAGGGAATCGATTTTTAACTGCGGATTTGGGATTGCGGATTGCGGCATTTTTAGAAGTAAAAAATTCCAGCGGATGAAAAGCGACCAACGGATTTTAAAAACATCCGTTGGTCGTTTTTTCATCCGTTGGGCATGATTTTAACTTTTGACTTTAAGAAGTGCAATCGAGCAGGCATGAAATCTTTAATTGATACATTTGGCCGCGTCGCCACGAATCTCCGCATCTCCGTCACTGACCGCTGCAATTTTCGCTGCCGCTACTGTATGCCGGAGGAAGGCATGAAATGGATGAACCGCAAGGAAATTCTGACGTTCGAGGAGATTTTGCGGCTGGCCAAGGTCTTCATTGCGCTCGGCATCAATAAAATTCGCCTGACCGGCGGCGAGCCGACGTTACGCAAAGATTTGGCGCAATTGATTGCGATGCTTGCTCCGCTTCCTGGCTTGCAGGATCTGGGCATGACCACCAACGGCTTTTTTCTGAAAGAATTTGCCGAGGATTTTTATCGTGCCGGTTTGCGTCGGATCAACGTCAGTTTGGATTCACTCGCGCCGGCTCGTTTCGCCGAGATGGCGCGCCGCGAGGCGTATCAAAAGGTGATGGATGGCCTCGACGCGCTGGCGAAGTATCCCATTCGCCCGGTGAAAATCAACACGGTGATCATGAAAGGTTTCAACAATGATGAGGTTTTGCCGCTGGTCGAGTTTGCGCGTGAACGGGATTATCAAATTCGTTTCATCGAGTTCATGCCGCTCGATGGCGAGGGCGTGTGGAGCCGCGACAAAGTGATGACAACAAGTGAAATTCTCGACATCATTCGCCGGAAATACGATCTCATCCCCAAGGAAACCCGTGCCGATCACGTACCGGCGGACACCTTTCGTTTTATCGACGGCAGGGGCGAAGTCGGCTTCATCAGTTCGGTGAGCGAGCCGTTTTGCGAGTCGTGCAATCGCATTCGTCTCACTGCCGATGGGCATTTTCGCAATTGCCTTTTTTCTCTTGAGGAAACGGATTTGAAAACACCGATGCGCGCCGGGGCCAGCGACACGGAATTGGCCGAATTGATTCGCGGCGAAGTCTGGCGCAAATGGGCCGGGCATCAGATCAACCTGGCGACCTTTATCAAGCCGGCACGGAACATGTCGCAAATTGGGGGATGAAAGGGTGTTTAAAATTCTCGAAATTTGAAATCGCGTCCAAGAAGAAATGCTTGATAATCTTGGCGCGATTTATTATTTTAATAATACTATTTGAATTATTCCATGAGGCGAAGAAACCATTCATAAGTTTTCGGGAAAAATTGTCTCCGATGAAAAAATATCTTTGGCGATTTGACGGCTTTTTTAGCTGACTTGCAGAAGGGGAAAATATACACTTTGGCGCACCAGCGTGACAACGCCATTATGGTCATCGTGACTGTCCCTGGCGAACGGTGGGAAATAGAGTTTTTTGATGATGGTTCGGTGGAGGGCGAACGATTTATTAGCGATGGAGAAATGGGCGGAAAAGAAATGTTGAGTGAATTATTGGCTAAATATTCTGATAACGATTTTGAAAAAATAGATACGGCTCAAAATAATATTTTGGAAGTCGTTGCTGATCTCATGAAACGGAACAGGTTTTGAGTTGAGAGGAAAATACATGTCTGAAATTCGCAAGGTGATTATCATCGGTACCGGTCCGGCTGGCTACACCGCCGCACTTTACACCGCCCGCGCCAATCTGAAGCCTTTGGTTTTCGCCGGCCCCGAACCCGGCGGCCAGTTGACATTGACGACGCTGGTGGAAAATTACCCCGGCTTCGCAGAGGGCATCATGGGGCCGGAGTTGATGGATCAAATGAAGAGGCAATGCGAGCGCTTTGGCGCCGAGATTGTTCATGACGCCGTGACCCGTGTCAATTTTAAAAAACCGCCTTTTGAGATTTTTGTTGGCGACCAAAAATACGCGGCGGAAGCTGTGATTATTTCCACCGGCGCTTCGGCGAAATGGCTGGGCTTGGAATCCGAGCGCCAGTTGCGCGGGCACGGCGTTTCTTCGTGCGCCACCTGCGACGGCGCGTTTTTCCGCAATCAGGAGTTGATCGTCGTTGGCGGCGGCGACGTGGCGATGGAAGATTCGATTTTTCTCACCAAATTTGCCAGCAAAGTGACCATCGTGCATCGCCGTGATTCGTTGCGCGCCTCGAAGATCATGCAGGAACGCGCCTTTAAAAATCCCAAAATCTCGTTTATCTGGGATAGCGTGGTGGAAGAGATTCACGACGTTGGCAAAGGCACGGTCACCGGCGTAACGCTGCGCAATGTCAAAACCAACGCGCGCACAAAAATGCGTTGCGACGGCGTTTTTGTCGCCATCGGCCATCAGCCAAATACGGAAGTCTTCAAAGGCCAGATCGATTTGGACGAACAAGGTTACGTTAAAACCAAGCATCGCACCATGACCAACATCGACGGCGTTTTTGCCGCCGGTGATGTGGTCGATCATTATTATCGCCAGGCCGTGACCGCCGCGGGCATGGGCTGCATGGCCGCCATTGATGTGGAGAAATTTCTCGAGGCCAAGCATGGCTGAAATGCCTAACGCGACCGCATCAAAACGGCGACGCTTGCCTGGAACGCGTTGGAGCGCCATTCGCCTCAACTGGCGGTGGGCCGTGCAGGCTCTGGCGTTGATCGCAGGCATTTATTTTTTCATGCGGGCGTTCGACACCAGTAAATTGTTGTTGGTTGATTTTTCTTTCACCAGTATTTTAAATTTGGCTGTTTGGTTTTTGCTTTTTTCTCTTTGCTTTTTCGCCTTGATGTTTACCAGTTATTTGAAGGAGCGCGGCAGCGGCACGCTGCGAAAGCGCATCGCCTTTTTTGAAAAGCTGGTTGCCGCCTTGCATCTGCAAAATTACTCCGAAAGTGGCCGCGAGGAGGGACAGCCGGCATGATTCTCGGCGCGCATATTTCGGTTGCTGGCGGGCTATGAGTTTGGAACCGAAAGGGAATATCGGATTCTCAAAAAGAAAATTGCCGCCACCGGCGGTTTGAAAAGAGTTGAAACTGTTGCGAAAATTGTAACCGGGACGCCTCGTCTGGCACAAAATTAATTCTAAGCAAAAACAGGGCTATCAAAGTGCTGACGTGGGAGCAGTGGCAAGAGAAAT
The DNA window shown above is from candidate division KSB1 bacterium and carries:
- the moaA gene encoding GTP 3',8-cyclase MoaA, with the translated sequence MKSLIDTFGRVATNLRISVTDRCNFRCRYCMPEEGMKWMNRKEILTFEEILRLAKVFIALGINKIRLTGGEPTLRKDLAQLIAMLAPLPGLQDLGMTTNGFFLKEFAEDFYRAGLRRINVSLDSLAPARFAEMARREAYQKVMDGLDALAKYPIRPVKINTVIMKGFNNDEVLPLVEFARERDYQIRFIEFMPLDGEGVWSRDKVMTTSEILDIIRRKYDLIPKETRADHVPADTFRFIDGRGEVGFISSVSEPFCESCNRIRLTADGHFRNCLFSLEETDLKTPMRAGASDTELAELIRGEVWRKWAGHQINLATFIKPARNMSQIGG
- a CDS encoding DUF4198 domain-containing protein — encoded protein: MKKGLLAGLGVLTSVAALFAHDLFLKLETFFLKPHSPITVALFNGTFDKSENVITRDRMIDVSILGPQSRRIHPDTSQWRESGNVTWLDFKTGEAGTYILGVSIKARMLELSAKDFNDYLEHDGVLDVLATRKEKNELDKPARESYSKHVKTIFQVGDTRSDAFKERLNYPIEIVPLQNPYLLKPGDVLDVLILRDGNPLSHQLVYASYAGHHQHDGTSGHFEAVKTRTNENGLAQIKLGKAGKWYIRLIHMVPSDKEGVDYESNWATLTFEIKAAARK
- the cobO gene encoding cob(I)yrinic acid a,c-diamide adenosyltransferase, giving the protein MEKIAKKIEIRHGLTVVYTGNGKGKTTAALGTVIRAVGYGLRVFMLQFVKGSWHYGELDGAKLLAPYFTIEPMGKGFYKILDDKLPEAEHRQAALAAADRAIAILRSGEYDMVILDEINVAVMTGLLPVGKVLEIIEAKSEKVHLILTGRGAPPEVIDRADLVTEMREIKHPYQKGKLAQKGIDF
- the trxB gene encoding thioredoxin-disulfide reductase, which translates into the protein MSEIRKVIIIGTGPAGYTAALYTARANLKPLVFAGPEPGGQLTLTTLVENYPGFAEGIMGPELMDQMKRQCERFGAEIVHDAVTRVNFKKPPFEIFVGDQKYAAEAVIISTGASAKWLGLESERQLRGHGVSSCATCDGAFFRNQELIVVGGGDVAMEDSIFLTKFASKVTIVHRRDSLRASKIMQERAFKNPKISFIWDSVVEEIHDVGKGTVTGVTLRNVKTNARTKMRCDGVFVAIGHQPNTEVFKGQIDLDEQGYVKTKHRTMTNIDGVFAAGDVVDHYYRQAVTAAGMGCMAAIDVEKFLEAKHG